In a genomic window of Microterricola viridarii:
- a CDS encoding NERD domain-containing protein translates to MPGRHALVVEDENLAPAPPPPPSGWYTDPADSAQWRWWSGEEWAEHRSPRDAEFGAGYAPAGTFAAAGVVEAAVEARVDVAVEADLPEAAAAMPAQAMPPTTGSDLRNRVPAQSLMEHVIRLSRQASGRREDLAEEIRSWHAGIVGERRVARILSNLGPEWTVLHSVPVGTEGADIDHLLVGPAGVYTINTKHHAGKDVWVAERALRVNNHPQHHISNAAFEARRAEKLLTQASGLTVEAAGLIVLVGVKRLTIKAAPDGGDVIVGVVRDSDLLRTLQSRRIYSDDQVRRIAAAAVRPRTWSSLPVPHVDPHEVYTEFEALALETSAARAVVSSSRPSRPVRAPRPASGRAASSRPSTRRPSRKRRSVLPELFKLALFAVVALVGVNYLSGVGKTPPPASAEFASAEAELAALTEAAGTAALRLDELSPDGIRPASLVVGEGSTLETPDGTVLVTLPSGTTAAYAPSADGLSYTLALGGAVHGTVVTVTPEAGVLPGLPVTP, encoded by the coding sequence ATGCCCGGACGTCATGCCCTCGTCGTCGAGGACGAGAACCTCGCGCCGGCACCTCCCCCGCCTCCCTCAGGGTGGTACACCGACCCCGCGGATTCCGCCCAGTGGCGCTGGTGGTCCGGCGAGGAGTGGGCGGAGCACCGGAGCCCGCGCGACGCCGAGTTTGGGGCGGGCTATGCGCCGGCGGGCACATTCGCGGCCGCGGGCGTTGTCGAGGCTGCCGTCGAAGCTCGCGTCGACGTCGCTGTCGAGGCTGACCTGCCCGAGGCTGCCGCCGCGATGCCCGCTCAGGCCATGCCACCGACCACGGGCAGCGATCTGCGCAACCGAGTCCCTGCCCAGTCGCTGATGGAGCACGTCATCCGTCTCAGCCGCCAAGCATCCGGGCGTCGCGAGGATCTTGCGGAGGAGATTCGGTCGTGGCATGCCGGCATCGTCGGCGAGCGCCGCGTCGCCAGGATCCTCAGCAATCTGGGCCCGGAGTGGACCGTCCTGCACTCGGTTCCTGTCGGCACCGAGGGAGCCGACATCGACCACCTTCTCGTCGGGCCCGCCGGGGTCTACACGATCAACACCAAGCATCACGCGGGCAAGGACGTCTGGGTTGCCGAGCGTGCACTGCGGGTCAACAACCATCCGCAGCATCACATCTCGAACGCGGCCTTCGAAGCCCGCCGGGCCGAGAAGCTGCTCACCCAGGCGAGCGGGCTCACCGTCGAGGCCGCGGGCCTCATCGTCCTCGTCGGAGTCAAGCGGCTCACGATCAAGGCCGCACCGGACGGCGGCGATGTCATCGTCGGGGTCGTGCGCGACTCTGACCTGCTCCGCACGCTGCAGTCCCGCCGCATCTACAGCGACGACCAGGTGCGCCGCATCGCCGCCGCCGCGGTGCGGCCCCGCACCTGGAGCTCTCTCCCGGTGCCCCACGTCGACCCGCACGAGGTGTACACAGAGTTCGAGGCACTCGCGCTCGAGACGTCTGCCGCCCGGGCCGTTGTCTCGAGTTCTCGCCCCAGTCGCCCCGTGCGTGCGCCGCGCCCTGCCTCGGGCCGCGCTGCCTCGAGTCGCCCGTCCACGCGGCGCCCGTCGCGCAAGCGCCGCTCGGTCCTGCCCGAGCTGTTCAAGCTGGCTCTGTTCGCGGTCGTCGCCCTCGTCGGCGTCAACTACCTCAGCGGCGTGGGCAAGACTCCCCCGCCGGCGAGCGCCGAGTTCGCCTCGGCCGAGGCGGAGCTGGCGGCCCTCACGGAGGCGGCCGGCACGGCCGCGCTGCGGCTCGATGAGCTGAGCCCCGACGGCATCCGGCCCGCGTCGTTGGTGGTCGGAGAGGGGTCGACCCTGGAGACTCCCGACGGCACCGTGCTCGTCACGCTGCCGAGCGGCACCACTGCTGCCTATGCGCCGAGCGCCGACGGCCTCTCGTACACGCTCGCGCTCGGGGGCGCCGTCCACGGCACTGTGGTGACAGTGACGCCGGAGGCAGGCGTCTTGCCCGGGCTGCCCGTCACCCCGTAG
- a CDS encoding FRG domain-containing protein, whose product MLESYRNTSTGWVSPASVWEPWDIPVHSWEQFLEQTRALTETHGYRDMLWRGSGNADWALFSSLYRTLLDASPTRTPPTEDQMVAAEVETLRLAREDWRFDDMPALELLARLQHFGAPTRLVDVSENPLVALWFAVERALNTADADARVFAFAKPATRITLNSVWGGRTLRWHELTNDASRLIRRWGTGSLKYWRPPAYDSRISSQNAGFIVDGAPFAFDGDRQLRSARGRSMPWSTEDLRHTSSLPLRLSHIARDPISQYSAPVFTFRIARDAKAEIRQKLEANFGYRASTLYSDMVGLSDYLTRHIGSGATLE is encoded by the coding sequence GTGTTGGAGAGCTACCGGAACACGTCGACCGGCTGGGTGTCGCCGGCATCCGTCTGGGAGCCCTGGGACATCCCCGTGCACTCGTGGGAGCAGTTCCTCGAGCAGACGCGGGCCCTAACCGAGACGCACGGCTACCGCGACATGCTCTGGCGCGGCTCCGGCAATGCCGACTGGGCGCTGTTCAGCTCGCTCTACCGCACCCTGCTCGACGCGAGCCCGACCCGCACCCCGCCGACCGAGGACCAGATGGTCGCCGCCGAGGTGGAGACGCTGCGCCTGGCCCGCGAGGACTGGCGCTTCGACGACATGCCGGCGCTGGAGCTGCTCGCCCGGCTGCAGCACTTCGGCGCCCCGACGCGCCTCGTCGACGTCAGCGAGAACCCGCTCGTCGCCCTGTGGTTCGCCGTCGAGCGCGCCCTGAACACAGCGGATGCCGACGCCCGCGTGTTCGCCTTCGCGAAGCCGGCCACGCGCATCACCCTCAACAGTGTGTGGGGCGGCCGCACGCTGCGCTGGCACGAGCTGACGAACGACGCCAGTCGCCTGATACGCCGCTGGGGGACAGGCAGCCTCAAGTACTGGCGGCCGCCGGCCTACGACTCGCGCATCTCCTCGCAGAACGCGGGCTTCATCGTGGACGGGGCGCCGTTCGCCTTCGACGGCGACCGCCAGCTGCGCTCCGCACGGGGCCGGTCGATGCCGTGGAGCACGGAAGACCTCCGCCACACCAGCTCGCTGCCGCTGCGGCTCAGCCACATCGCGCGCGACCCGATCAGCCAATACTCCGCGCCGGTGTTCACGTTCCGAATCGCGCGGGACGCCAAGGCGGAGATCCGGCAGAAGCTCGAGGCGAACTTCGGCTACCGGGCCTCGACGCTCTACTCCGACATGGTCGGTCTCTCCGACTACCTGACCCGCCACATCGGCAGCGGCGCGACGCTCGAATAG
- a CDS encoding ribonuclease HepT family protein — protein sequence MTDRPLLVTTVAHARAGLSGALRRFRADPEGAQPVVLGSHRRAEAVILPYARYEQIVLGGPPSVAETRAPEAELPELPPGVTRDDLAERWLNGLVTAVDAGVGIVDRGRAAFRTDVALPLACEALIARVGELARLLTRLDPDRFHDPMWTLAAHNRQMVVHHDNRVDEQSIWMVMSEGFPEIAEVAASVRRPLQQAS from the coding sequence ATGACCGACCGCCCCCTTCTTGTGACGACGGTCGCGCATGCGCGCGCAGGGTTGTCGGGGGCGTTGCGCCGGTTCCGGGCCGACCCGGAGGGCGCCCAGCCCGTCGTGCTCGGCTCGCATCGCCGGGCCGAGGCCGTGATTCTGCCGTACGCGCGCTACGAGCAGATCGTGCTCGGCGGCCCGCCAAGCGTTGCGGAGACGCGTGCCCCAGAGGCCGAGCTGCCGGAGCTGCCGCCGGGCGTCACCCGCGACGATCTCGCCGAGCGCTGGCTGAACGGGCTCGTCACCGCCGTCGACGCCGGCGTCGGCATCGTGGACAGGGGGCGCGCTGCCTTCCGCACGGATGTCGCGCTGCCGCTGGCCTGCGAGGCGCTGATCGCGCGGGTCGGGGAGTTGGCCCGCCTGCTCACCCGGCTCGACCCAGACCGCTTCCACGACCCGATGTGGACGCTCGCCGCGCACAATCGCCAGATGGTCGTGCACCACGACAACCGCGTCGACGAGCAGTCGATCTGGATGGTGATGTCGGAGGGCTTCCCAGAGATCGCGGAGGTCGCCGCGTCGGTGCGCCGGCCGCTGCAGCAGGCCAGCTAG